One window of Fusarium keratoplasticum isolate Fu6.1 chromosome 2, whole genome shotgun sequence genomic DNA carries:
- a CDS encoding Chitin-binding type-1 domain-containing protein, with the protein MKFLSTVLGLASVANAHTLFTTFYVDGKNQGDGTCVRQPEDAATANGPIYPITGDVMACGRDGDKPAKFICPAPGGAQLTFHFREAPAYQRPGAIAEGHKGPCSVYVKKVDNILTDSAAGAGWFKIWEDGFDVKEGTWCTDRLRANNGLLSVDLPTGLPSGYYLVRPEVLALHNAPAGDPQFYQGCAQIFIENGPSVPLQVPEKYEVSIPGYVNKDTPGLTFNIYEKPLGEYPIPGPDVWVPTSEETGTKQTQKYGVIPDDCLVKNGNWCAKPMAKYSGQEECWAAAKECWSQGDVCWKTAAPSGGANCEVWSDYCKEMNNQCENKNFEGPPKFTGKEVFAKPGPIPAPYDGTEVNKDSKGTTSSVVEKPSTTKAAAPAKTTASAPKVSAPKAEPETVEYNEDAFPAYKETPTGYITAPTSTSVSKPKETSSVPVKEGSSGLKVSKDGRCGGETGQTCEGSSFGNCCSKKGRCGRKSRHCDCGCQNAFGICGE; encoded by the exons ATGAAGTTCCTTTCTACCGTTCTGGGCCTCGCCTCTGTTGCGAACGCCCATACACTCTTCACTACCTTCTACGTCGATGGCAAGAATCAGGGCGACGGAACTTGTGTTCGTCAGCCCGAGGATGCTGCTACCGCCAATGGTCCCATCTATCCCATTACTGGAGATGTCATGGCTTGCG gccgagatggtgacAAGCCTGCCAAGTTCATCTGCCCTGCCCCTGGCGGTGCCCAGCTCACCTTTCACTTCCGTGAGGCTCCCGCCTACCAGCGACCCggagccatcgccgagggCCACAAGGGCCCATGTTCCGTCTACGTCAAGAAGGTTGACAACATCCTCACCGACTCTGCTGCCGGTGCAGGATggttcaagatctgggagGATGGCTTCGATGTCAAGGAGGGCACCTGGTGTACCGACCGCCTCCGAGCCAACAATGGCCTTCTTTCGGTCGACCTCCCCACTGGCCTGCCCTCGGGCTACTACCTGGTCCGCCCTGAGGTCCTCGCCCTGCACAATGCTCCCGCTGGTGATCCCCAGTTCTACCAGGGCTGTGCCCAGATCTTCATTGAAAACGGCCCCAGCGTTCCTCTTCAGGTCCCTGAGAAGTACGAAGTCAGCATCCCCGGTTATGTCAACAAGGACACCCCCGGCCTTACCTTCAACATCTACGAGAAGCCTCTCGGCGAGTACCCCATCCCCGGCCCCGATGTCTGGGTTCCCACCTCTGAGGAGACTGGCACCAAGCAGACCCAGAAGTACGGTGTCATCCCTGATGACTGCCTTGTCAAGAATGGCAACTGGTGCGCCAAGCCCATGGCCAAGTACTCTGGCCAAGAGGAGTGCTGggccgctgccaaggagtGCTGGAGCCAGGGCGATGTTTGCTGGAAGACTGCCGCCCCTTCTGGCGGCGCCAACTGTGAGGTCTGGAGCGACTACTGCAAGGAGATGAACAACCAGTGCGAGAACAAGAACTTTGAGGGCCCTCCCAAGTTCACCGGAAAGGAGGTGTTTGCCAAGCCTGGCCCTATCCCCGCGCCCTACGACGGCACCGAGGTGAACAAGGACAGCAAGGGCACTACAAGCAGCGTCGTCGAGAAGCCCTCCACAACCAAGGCTGCGGCTCCCGCCAAGACCACGGCCAGCGCTCCCAAGGTCAGCGCccccaaggctgagcctgAGACCGTCGAGTACAACGAGGATGCTTTCCCAGCCTACAAGGAGACTCCTACCGGGTATATCACTGCGCCTACTAGCACCTCCGTcagcaagcccaaggagaccTCGAGCGTTCCTGTGAAGGAGGGAAGCTCCGGCCTCAAGGTCTCCAAGGACGGTCGCTGCGGAGGCGAGACGGGCCAGACCTGTGAGGGCAGCTCATTCGGCAACTGCTGCTCAAAGAAGGGCCGCTGTGGCCGCAAGAGCCGACACTGCGATTGCGGCTGCCAGAACGCCTTTGGCATCTGTGGAGAGTAA